The Lathyrus oleraceus cultivar Zhongwan6 chromosome 5, CAAS_Psat_ZW6_1.0, whole genome shotgun sequence genome includes the window AGGCTTTTGTGATGCAGACTAGGCCTCCGATCTAGATGACAGGCGATTCATTTCTCGGGCCTGCATTTTCCTAGGTCCAAATCTAGTCTCTTGGTGggctaaaaagcaaactcaaGTTGCTAGGTCAAGTGTTGAGGCTGAATAGGGCCCATGTTACAACAGAGATTCTCTAGCTTCAATCTTTATTGCGGGAACTGCACATCAAGCATCAGACTCCTACTGTCCTGTGTGATAACCTAAGTGTTGTGTCACTTGCTCACAACCTTGTTCTACATGCCAGAACCAAACACATGGAACTCGACATTTTCTTTGTTAGAGAGAAGGTGCTCAGCAATGATTTGATTGTTTCTCATCTTCCTGCATTTGACCAACGGTTGACGTATTATCATGTTTTTGTTTCTCAAAAGTAAACTTAAGGTAGCAATGATCTGATTGTTTCTCATCTTCCTGCATTTGACCAGTGGTTGATGTATTAACGAAACCCCTTTCTACTACTAGGTTTTTGTTTCTCAAAAGTAAACTTAAGGTGCTTGACAAGCTTGAACTTAATCAACCACCATAAATTTGAAGGGGGAGTATTAGGAGTACATTATATTACTTCCCTCTGGCTTATATAAACTGAGCAAGTAGAGTTCAGTTAGGTGTAACAAATTATATATGGTTCTCTCCAATTCTAAAACTCTTGAATtaacaaataaaatatattaaCGTGTTCTCAGAACAGTGTTAAAATCTTAATATACATTTCTTGCTTTAATAGTTTTGTATTCAATGTTGTATTCAAGAACCACGATCGGTAGATTAAGGACTAAAAAGAAACATTTTTAagttaaaaaataaaaacaaacaatTTTCTATTTCATGATATTAAACTCCAACTAAATTAATAGATTTTAACTGTCCATGACTGTTGATCATGACAAACTCTTGCTGGTAGTGAATACTATTGACCTTTAAATTTGGTTAGATTGGAAGGAAAAAAAAACTGTGAATATTTGTCATTTCTGATGTGTGGAGAGAAATTACATATGTAGTGCAGAACAATCAGCTGCATgattattaatttattattacTTCTAAATGAGTAAATTAAAATGAATACTATAGAACCCAACATTTAACTCCACTATATTCTATTGAAATGTAACCCTTATCCCTCTATTTTCCAGTAAACACAAACCCCCTTGACTATAGCACATTTAGCTAGCTACTGTtagtgaaaaaataaaaataaaaaaaccctaaaatttcCCTTACATCAATTCAAAGGTGTACTTAACTCATGAGTCAAAGTAAGAAGGTACCCTAATTTGCTATTCTATTCACTACAAATGGAGGTTTGAATGGCTTTCCTTGGTTTGTAAGAAAAAAGAATGAACACTACATGTTCATGGTCTGCCCTCACCACATGAATCAAATCGGGGATGAGATTTCAGAGAAATAAGAACACAAGATAATATTATCATTTCCCACTTGAACTTTGTTCCTGTTCAATAACCAAACCAAAATAGATCAAGAAACAAAAACACTTACAATTCACAGCAAGGTGGAGATATAAAATAGTACCAAAGTTATAGTACAATTAAACTAGGCTCAATTAAATTTGTATATGAATACAAATGTAAAAATCTTACCACGGTGGGTGAATACGAATTAAGCTCCCCACTTCAAGATCAACATTGTCGCAAACTCTTGGACTAAAGATAATGGTTCTTTGACCACCTTTGCTGCTATTGAAGCCGGTTCCCTCAGCTTGTAGCGGAAAATTCTGCAAAAACAACAGACCACCTTCCATCAATTTTTAATCGAACACTAAATAAGGCTATATCTTACTCGTAGGTGATTGTTCTATTTCAAGCAAAATTATCATCTCATTAGTACAAGTCTTGATTGAATACCATTAAAAAGGTGTGAAATTTATAAGAAAAATCTCAATCCCTAAATCGAATAGAATAACAGCTAACACTAGAGAGTAGAGGACCATTATGAGTCTCCATTCTCTACGACTAACATGCTCTCATTTGTAATAATTCAACAGACAATCATGCTGAATAACCAAACTTCCTTTAGTTAACTGTTTTCCCCGCATACAAACTAGTAAAAAAAAGGTATTTATGACACTCAATGTCATTTAgatatttgatttttttttatatgaACTTTTTGACACATCAAAGTATTATTAGCTAAGGAAACAAAAATAGAAACTTTTAGTTAGAAAGTAAAGTTTTTATAATGATAATGTTGTACTTTACAATAAAAACTTTCTATTTACTGATTGCTTACTCAGGGTCCATGAGAGACTCATTAGCCAGACCCTTGAAATATAAGACTTGTTGGTGTCAGATTGGGCGTGCATCCTAGGTTAACCAAGCATTTTCTTTAGTATAAAGTATAAACTTTCAGGCTAATAATAAGCATATAAAAAACATGGCAATTGAATCTGTTTATTTTTAAAACTTTACCTCGGTACACTTGCTAAATGAGCAATGACAAACAATCAGCTTTCCGTCCAGGTATCTTGAAATGATGCTTACATCAACACAGCCAATTTCACCTGATATTATTTTCTAAGTCAAACATCTTTGTTCATTTGTGTTAAAAACAAATGTAAAATCTGCTTTATGCAACACATGAACCCaaaaaattgaaaagaaaaaaaaactgCTAATGAATGATTGTCTATGTAATAGAGAAGTCATCAACGATGTTTTACTTAGAGAACAATGAAAAAGGCAGACAGAGTAAAAGCAAAAGTTTTACGATCTGGCCTAGCTCCGGCGTGTAACTTTTTTGAGAAGTCCATGTCACTTTCTTTTTCTCTCTGCATCACCTGCTGTAATTTTTCAAATATTCCAGTTCTGCACAATTTTGCAAGACAATCAATCACACACTGAGTTCAGAAAGAATTTGAATTCAATGATTCAATTGTTTAAGAATACCAGGAAACTACAATTTCATACCTCAATGGATTGAGTGCTCCAACTTTTTCAGCAATAACAGACGAAGACCCTAAAGCATTGTGAAATCTATCTGCCATTGTCTGCATTTTCTTTCCAGGGAAAGTAATTTTCACATGCTGATCACTTTCCTGTACAAGCAAACAGATTTAGAGCCAAATATGACAATACGCTAGCAAGTACAAGAGCTATCTTAGAACAGTAATACCTCATTGTCACTTGATGATCTGCTATCCACAGGTTCAGGGGAGTCTTCACTGTCAACAACTGTCTCTGGCAAGAGGGGTCTACTCTTCTGAAAAAGCTGCACTGGTTTTCCTTTTCTTTGATGTTCATGTGGAAACTGGAAAATAGAGATGGAAGGATCTTTATACAGGGAAAAAGTAAACATGTGTCAAAGAATAACGGTAGCATTGCTACAATTTCCACCTACCAGATCAGTCTTATCTTGGAGGTTGTCAAAAAGATCAGCCATTATGGGAAGATTAAATTCATGTGGAAGAGCTTCAGTTTCAGAAGGTTCCGTGTCTAAATCTAATTCCACTATGTCGTCATCTTCAAGATGATTTCCGTCTAAACTTGCAGAAGCTCTAGGATTAACACAGTTCATAATTTCAGGCAGCCTATCAATATTAGAGATTGAAGGGCCATTGTGCCCATATTTAGTTGTCATTGATGAAAATGAAAATCTTGGCTTAGCTTTGCCCCAGATGCCTGCAACAGTTGCCCATTTGATATGATATTCAGATATTTACATTCAAATATTGATGTAGTTACTATCCTGATGAATTAAACGTAAAGCTAGATCCTATCATTTGTAAAGAAAAAAAAAGTTTCAGGGCACAACAGTTATGTCCAAACTCCACATACAGCAAGATGCATCTGCAATTCTAGATGCTACAAATGAATTTGACTTCATCTGTCAAAAGGTGAGAAACTGGCAAAAATTGCAAAATTGGTGTCTTACTCCGTTATTAAACACGAGCAAATTAATAAGCATAGAAATACAGTTTCTCATGTGCCTCTGTCCTTATTAAAAACTGTTAATCTGTTACAATTATATCACGGGTTTGACCAACAAGGGAATAAAAGTCACCAAAAACTGATGCACTGTAAAATTGTTGCAGGGAAAGCAATAAATCATGGCCCAGatcaaaatattaaaaatttCTTCAGTTGATCTTCCATCTATATTTTTATGGTTGCACAAATCCTACATAATTAATAGCAAATGACCTAGACTTCAATCGTCTCATCAGTTACAGACTAGACATTGAGTTACAAGAAGAGCTTATCAATTATACTTCTAATTAAACATAGTTCTGAAAAGAAAGACCTTACTCTTTTTTAGAGCATGTATAATTCTACACATCCTCAAATGTAGCAGGGGAACATATTAAAAAATCTGTAGCCAATATTAAGATGACACAGGGCACTCAAGAAATATAAGAGACTTCAAAATTCAACAAGAAGCCCCACTAACAAATATTTTCAGTTTCAACAAGGAATTGCAAGTAACTCGTGCTCTAACCCAGAAATTAACATTTCCTTTTGTGCAGATACCAGATGAATTTGCCTTGGAACATGTAGCATGGGATGCCGAACATGATGCACTTTCTTTAAAACAAAGCAATGCTTCTGATTTCCTCTTTGCATCTTTAACTTCATCTTTTCTGATATTTTGAGGACCATGCTTATGGAGTAGTCTGGTCGAGAGGACAGTGCTACCCTTAAATGATTAAACAAAGATAGAGTAAATAACCAAGTTTAGCCTCTGAAAGACACAACATTGGTCATATCATATTAGTCCCAAATTAATGCAAATTACACCTATAGTCACTGAATCGCGAGGACTAGTTTAACTAAACGAATGAACATTTAGAAACATCGGGCGTGATATTTCCATATTCATATGCTAACATAACCGACATTATATATTTCAAAAGACTAATTTGACTATTTACTCCAAACAAAAAAGATGAAACCATTTAGCAATAGCCCAAACAAACAGGATAAAGTGAAAATCATAAACTAAGTGAAATTCAGAGAGTACCTCGTCATCTTCAGAAACAATATCTTCATCTCCTGAATCAGCAACCACCTCACCTAAGATATCCTGGAAGCCACCCTCATTGAAATCAGGCATTTCAACCTCCTCATCTTCAAGCAAATTCTGATAACAACCATAGAAATAAATCAATAATaaataaacaacaacaataataatattaaattacaGTAGTGAGAAGCCAAAGACAGAATAATACCTGAAATGAAGAAGGCGAATTTTGATTACAGAATCTTCCTGTGAAGTATTAACAGAAATTGATAGAAGGTTATTATTATAACTAACAATTTTAAAAAACTGTCCGATACCGTGAAAACAGCCATGACAAAACGGTTTCGGAAGGTTATTATTATAACTAACAATTTTAAAAAACTGTCCGATACCGTGAAAACAGCCATGACAAAACGGTTTCGGAAGGTGCTGAACCAATACCATTATTCACCGTTTTTAAGACAAAGAACAAATTGTCGTAATCCACAACACTGCGATGACCGCAACCGCGACAGTTATTAAAAAACTAACTAACTATAAAATACAAAACAGTATTCAATTAACAACATCAAAGATAAGAATGAGTTAGTTAGTTTAATTGAGGCACCTTTTAACAAATCTAACCGCGCCGGAAGAGGTAGTTCTTCTTGCTACAATTAACAAGAGATAACATTAATTAATCATGATTACATTTACAAACCGAGATTTAAGTATAAGCTTAGGTGTGAAGTGAACCTTGTTAGTGGCGTTGTTTTGTAATGAAAGCACATTATTGGTGCGATTAGCTTGAAGCTCGTCGTCATCTGGAAAATAATTAAGGTAATTAAGAAGGTATTAAGTTGTAATTGGATTGAATTAGTAGAAATTACCGGAAATGCTGTCGTCTGAGTGTGGATTTTCCTGTAACTCTAAAATGTGAGATTATGACTGAAGTGAATTGAAAGAGGTAGATGATAACAAAGAAGTAAAAAAAAATGAGGTAGGGTTTTGTTTCGTAGTACTTTTACACGGAGGAACATTTTAGATGCAGCTCAGAACATGGGTTTGAGCTTCTCCGGCGAATAAAATTCTCACTCGCCGACGTCGGAATCGCGCTCCATTTTCCCTTTTTGCCCCTATCAAGACAATGTCTAGTACAGAGTTCTATCTTCTTATCGGAGAGTTAAAGGACAGTGCAGTCACGCATTGGAGCCTTGGTAACCGTCTGATCAAGATCGGGCGGTTATAGTTTAAAATTTATAGTTTTAAAACTATAAAATAAAAATAGGTCTGCGTTTTTTAAACCGTTCGATCAGTAGATTCAATTTTCTTTTTATCATTCATCGCATGGCAACTTTGTCTTGCTACTTGCTAGtcaaattaaattttaaatatagCCAAATATAATATTTAAAGCTTATAAAGTTCTGGCTCAAAAAGACTATTAAACTAGAATAGATTATTATTGATATACCatttgttttgattttatcttGTAACATATGTacaaaaaaattataaatttttttttcataaaaatataaaaaaaaattcttaaaatttttaaataaaaattaatttgaaCAATTATTtatatttcatcattttattaaaagttttttaaatattaaatttttttaaaaattatttaattttgaaactaattcaaataacattttataaaaaatatttttaagatataaattttttgaaaatattatgatttcaactatattttaattttcattaatgtatgtatattttaattttagaatAGTTTTTTActaaaatttaaaatttataaaataaaatttaaattcATGTTTTTACTTTAAAGTTAAGACACCACCATCAATGTTACTAACCTGCACTTCAATCGTTATTATGATCATCACCGACCACCACTCAACTTTACACCGAAGAAAGTCATCAGTAGAATTTAAAAAAATATAGTCTACATTAATTATTATCATACTACTTTTAAAGAAATTCACTCGGAGGCCAAAAGCTAGCTTAAAACTCCTAAGAATAGCCTTAATAGTCTAAAAGTTTTTAACTAATTGATCCGTTAAGATAAGAGTATCATCTGCATATTTAAGACGAGGGACCACTAAATATGAGACTCATATCCTAAAATCAGTGAAAAACCCTAACTCAATGACCCTATTAATCAAACCGCTTACCCTTCAGCCacaagaaagaaaaagaaaaaaaagaaaagagttAAAGGGTCCCCTTACTTAAATCCCCTTTGTATGCTAATATCTTGAGTTGGGAAGCCATTGACCAATACTGCGAGATTCCTAGCAAAAACACAGTGTACAATCTAAGATTTCCACTTATAATTAAACACAAATCTAACATATAAATCAAAAAAAATCCAAACTCATAGAGTCATAAACTTTCTCAAAATCCACTTTAAAAATAGTAGTGCAAAATATACCGTTCACAACAATTGGAAGAAGGATTTTACCACAGTTATAGGTTTGTGGTAAGGTAGAGTGTGATAGTAAGTGTAGTGTTAGCCCCAAAGGTGCACACCTTGTATGACTAGCATGAAAACTCCCCATAGAGTAGACCTCTTTGTGGATCTCGTTATTAGATGGCTCTCCCGTCGCATGACATTGGTTCATAAAAGGTCCATGACTTTAAGGACCCCTTTTAGAACTAGTTTTGCTTTGGCAAATGTGTAGTTTTATCCCCAACCTACAATAGACCTTGAATGAATAATACGAAGACCCCACCTAGAGTAGACTTTTTTTGTCAATCTTGTCATAAAGCGGATTGCTCATTGTAGGACGTAGACCTGATTAaggtccatgactctaggaacttcATCCAAAACCTTAAGGCCAAACTTGTAAGAACCAGAAGGGATGAGACGTTGGAGACTTTCACCAAAAAGGTTTGGCTAGCTTTGTACTTGATTAGACACATCAACAAAGCATCTTTCTTTAAGATAAATGATCCGTTGAGGCCCATGCATAAAAGAAGAGATTTTTCCTTAAGTCTTCACGTGATCAAAAAGTCTCTGAGTCAGTCAGAGTTGCCTTAGTTAAAAAGATTATGCTTCAAAGATTGACTTCCTTCATACTTCACTCTTCAGAGGCTGATAACATCAGAGTCCACTTCTTGGTTTCTGAAGTTTCAGAGTTTGGGTCACCAGAGGATGACTTTCTTCAGAGTCGTCGTCTTCAGATTCTAGATCTCCATCAGAGATAAAGTCTTTAGAAGTGATTTTCAGATCCAGAGTCTGATCTTTAGATGCAGCTTCGTTAAGCTTTTCTTTATCTATTCTTAATGATATAATCTTGCAAACTTGAATAGATGTTAGAATACCCAATctataatataataaaattagTCGTTGTGGAAAACAAAAATTTACACTTCCCTTAAAAATGGATACATCACCAATATGTGGGCATTTGTGCCCAAAATTTACTTTTTACAACCAAACTAACACGTTTACCTAAATTATTGTGTATCAACTATTAATTCTTTTGGTTTAAGTCAAATAACACATGGTTGTTCAAGTTGTAGTTTCAAACCAACTATCTGATTTTCATTCCTTTACAAGTTCTGTATCCTAATATTATTTTTCTCTCTCTCCGAACTAAGCAATGTGAAGATACTACCAACCCTCGTTTCTCTCTCTCCGAACTCATTCTATCTTTCATCTTGTCTCTATTCTCTCTTTGACTACAATTTCTTATTCATGTCAATTTGGACAATCAACAACATCAACCAATCCGAAAAACCACAAAGCTTTAAGGTGGtttgttcatcatcttcattcttcttAATCTTATATTTTTCAGTATCTTTTCGTTTTCCATTCTGATTCATCATAGTTTTTTTTCCATCCTAAAATCCAGATTTGTTATCTTAGTTTGATTTATTGCATATTTGGCAGATGGCAATCTATAAGTGATTGCAGATTTTTGGGTTTTGTAGAGATTTGTATAGATATGTCTCTAACGTTTTgatttttaggtttttttgttcTACCTTCTTGTGTTGCTTTCTTCTTAAATCTGCACTGATTTGTTATTGTTGCTTCTACTGCTGAGTTTCCTGCTCAGATATATTTTGGTTTTTTAATGttgtgtttttttttctttctgaaAACTCTTATCTAAAATCTTTTTCATCTgatataaatttattttattaatgTGGTTGATATTTGAAGGTGATAAAGTGGAACAGAATGTGGAAATTATGATGTGGAAGACAAGGTAGAACGTTTGAAAATCAATGAAGCTGAAGAAAGTGTTATTCCCATTATAATGAAGGTGTTAACAGTCAAAAAAGTGTAGGGACTGACTTCATCCCTGTGATAAGAGGAGAATTGTCAGCGAGTACCGACATATGTTTCCAGGAATTGGTTTTTCATTGGTTAGTGATATTTTGATTCTCTAACAAAATAGTTCACAAAATAATCCTGGAAATATCACTAACCAATATGTTAGAGAATCAAAATATCACTAACCAATGAAAAACCAATTCCTGGAAACATATATTATAAAGTATTGTTATTTTTTAGTTTGTccaaattttttataaatattgtCAAAAGAAATATAATATTTATATACGAGAAAAAATATATTATTGATTTAAATACTTTTATATATGGATATAACTTTACTATtgatttaaatatttttataactattgttaaaacaaaaataatatttatatatcgGAAAAAATACATCGGTGATTCAAATATTTGTATATACGGAAATAACTTTACtattgattcaaatatttttttaaataatatcaaaaaaataataatatttatataCGGGAAAAAATACATCAATGATTCAAATTTTTTTATATGCgaaaaaaaatattattgttatAAACGAGGACAACTTTACTACTAATTCAAATATTGAATAATAGAAATGTATCGATCATTTTTTTCAAATATGTGAAAAAATTAAGGGAGCTTTAAAAAGATTGAGTATATATTTTAAAAAGGTATTATATCTTATAAAATAATTGtcttatttataaaaaaaactaaaacaataatttataaaatacaagttttaataatttttatttttaatcatattattCTTGATATTGTTGTTTACCTTTCATCTTCTACATTTTTTACTATTTCAACTTAAATTTACTATTATTCttaagtttttttttcttttttcaactTTCAACTTTTATAATAGCTTGCAAACAAATGAGCGTCCAAAACCATATCTCACCCAAAAACGTACCCCGTGCGTGGGTAGGCACAGGTTTGTTACTTGTTTTTCTTTAAATACTTTGATATCGTCAAAACTCAAGGGGGTGTGGTATcaaccaattttgttccaacaatctccccctttttgatgatgacaaacaatAGTATTTAAGAACAATGATTGTTGATTTAATTAACATATTGACTTCAGGATCAGAGGTTTGTAAGCTCTCCCCGAGTCTGATAGTCCATAgggtgaggtttgtaagctctcCCTTAGTTCTATCGAGGTTAATTAAATCTCTTTAATTAACATGTTGACTTCAGGGTTTGAGGTTTATAAACCCCCATGAGTCTGATAGTTTAGAgggtgaggtttgtaagctccccctaagtcCTATCCATGTTAATTAAAACTCTTTAACATAATCTTCAGAAATTATATTAAGCAGCAGTAGAATAATCATCAAATTCAGGTGCTTAAATAATCTCTATCTCTCccccttttgtcatcaacaaaaagaTAAATAAAAAGACAAAAAAGATACTGAAGAAAAGTTTTTCtattaacaaaaaaaaatgaGATGCAAATATTCAGAAAAGATAAAAACACAAGGTGACTAAATCATAGAGCATGAGGTTTCTTCAGAAGCTCCATAATTGCTTTCAGATCAGCACCAATGACATCTTGTCTGACATCTATAGCCTTTTGTTCGAGATGCAGTATAACAGCGAGAGAGTAAAAGTTAAGTTGAAAGTATTCCAGGTTTTTTTGTATGCACAAGGATCGTTGCGGCATCAATGCCATTCAACAGTCTCTACGATTTTACGCTTGTGTTTGAAAGCGTATAGATATGGAAAGTAAAACATATGAGCGAGTAATTAAAGTAACGAAGATAACTCGTCAGGAATGAATTTCATCCACCTATCTAATATGGAAAAATACCAATAAGTTGTATACAACCTAAAACACTTATCaatattgtaagaccccaattttggccctaagatccctcatggcatcataacattgcatttgcaaagcctcaaggatcataagcatcttggttcctcttgcctttgggtgggacctcttgtgagtggtttgagatcatcaagcatgcttgaattgtatatcattgcttttctcattttatttgataaccaaaaacacaaaaatatgtcactaacatttcttgtttatagcttgagcaatcacaaggtctaaaagcttctaggagatcctttgtgcaatgataaggtcaagagaagatgaaagcaagcatggtaatggttcccaaagctctcatccatcaaatatgcctccctagtatctcaattcatcattttgatcaaagcaagtcaaaggatttgaggtttgttccccaaggaaaccctaattcatctgatcatcaacaatgccttgctcatgaagcaacctcagcccatggtcaaataacatcaaggaaagttctttaattcatcatcccatgcatatttgaacttatttgagagccctcaaatcatcaattcatcaagatatgagtggtggacttgagaagttgatcagtcaattcatctgtTTATTTTTGAAATGCACTGAGGGCTAACTTTTTTTGTGTTGGTCCAATGGATATGATCCtaagagaaaacatgttcttaaggataatatgaacaacttttatgttcatcaaaaaatGATTTGAGtcttggaagatcatcatccattccaagacattataggtcattttgactgaaaccctaattttag containing:
- the LOC127083317 gene encoding uncharacterized protein LOC127083317 isoform X2, whose protein sequence is MFLRVKENPHSDDSISDDDELQANRTNNVLSLQNNATNKQEELPLPARLDLLKGRFCNQNSPSSFQNLLEDEEVEMPDFNEGGFQDILGEVVADSGDEDIVSEDDEGSTVLSTRLLHKHGPQNIRKDEVKDAKRKSEALLCFKESASCSASHATCSKANSSGIWGKAKPRFSFSSMTTKYGHNGPSISNIDRLPEIMNCVNPRASASLDGNHLEDDDIVELDLDTEPSETEALPHEFNLPIMADLFDNLQDKTDLFPHEHQRKGKPVQLFQKSRPLLPETVVDSEDSPEPVDSRSSSDNEESDQHVKITFPGKKMQTMADRFHNALGSSSVIAEKVGALNPLRTGIFEKLQQVMQREKESDMDFSKKLHAGARPDREIGCVDVSIISRYLDGKLIVCHCSFSKCTENFPLQAEGTGFNSSKGGQRTIIFSPRVCDNVDLEVGSLIRIHPPWNKVQVGNDNIILCSYFSEISSPI
- the LOC127083317 gene encoding uncharacterized protein LOC127083317 isoform X1, which gives rise to MFLRVKLQENPHSDDSISDDDELQANRTNNVLSLQNNATNKQEELPLPARLDLLKGRFCNQNSPSSFQNLLEDEEVEMPDFNEGGFQDILGEVVADSGDEDIVSEDDEGSTVLSTRLLHKHGPQNIRKDEVKDAKRKSEALLCFKESASCSASHATCSKANSSGIWGKAKPRFSFSSMTTKYGHNGPSISNIDRLPEIMNCVNPRASASLDGNHLEDDDIVELDLDTEPSETEALPHEFNLPIMADLFDNLQDKTDLFPHEHQRKGKPVQLFQKSRPLLPETVVDSEDSPEPVDSRSSSDNEESDQHVKITFPGKKMQTMADRFHNALGSSSVIAEKVGALNPLRTGIFEKLQQVMQREKESDMDFSKKLHAGARPDREIGCVDVSIISRYLDGKLIVCHCSFSKCTENFPLQAEGTGFNSSKGGQRTIIFSPRVCDNVDLEVGSLIRIHPPWNKVQVGNDNIILCSYFSEISSPI